The following coding sequences lie in one Xiphophorus maculatus strain JP 163 A chromosome 4, X_maculatus-5.0-male, whole genome shotgun sequence genomic window:
- the LOC102227440 gene encoding liprin-beta-2-like isoform X2: MENHIDFYKHFTWLRKANLTLNNSSESYQDRLSRLEGDKESLILQVSVLTDQVEAQGVKIHDLESSLVEHQHKLNSTEEMLQQELVHRTSLEKQKLNLMGEVSYLKLKLADMEGTQVHGAERQHKAEVLLKELRILKDKVEYLEDQKLQYEKKLKATKAEISNLQQLLLTKNAEIESLHTQLLARPPLTTEISERDQELQRLRSGMKSLVATNEEKDRQIEELTLLLNQCRQFRDVTLISRQAPSAVSSLSNGRTASSSSEEGDQILTKTVDSTSTKSDDVKSEVSTNSSSSQQASIQTDCDSRTELQILSSSLNDITNRHSPKFLRGGLGDDRSRTLPMNSTLLEQNETDDTDIQRHKNPVEDGDSCQRKLEKAHDCTPSENSPAHCEAQPGQRAVGSPEYMKNNRSFKRFWGKLRRTQSGGFQPADPDAGQFRRGGLRATAGPRLTRTPESNPTRDLNIPFSQWTKEQVCGWLEDYGLGQYINLTRQWVENGQTLLAATPQDFEKDMGMKHPLHRKKLQLALRAFTSKVAEKSSELDHIWVTRWLDDIGLPQYKDQFHEARVDGRMIQYLTVNDLLTLKVTSQLHHLSIKCAIHVLHANKFNPNCLRRRPGEEKHPSPSEVVQWSNHCVMEWLRAVDLAEYAPNLRGSGVHGGLIILEPRFSSETLALLLNIPPQKTLLRRHLATAFAALVGPQAMQEKREYGNATGHVPLTTTAKVKPKKLGFTQFSHLRKRKPDESADYICPIDSEALTVNGVSRVLTPAHRGFSSTLDRQAEKWQPAAVKAHSNVPDNN; encoded by the exons ATGGAGAATCATATTGATTTCTACAAACATTTCACTTGGCTCAGAAAG GCAAACCTCACCTTAAACAACAGCAGTGAGTCCTATCAAGATAGGTTATCACGTCTGGAGGGAGACAAAGAGTCACTAATTCTGCAG GTGAGTGTGCTGACAGACCAGGTGGAGGCTCAAGGGGTGAAGATCCATGATTTGGAAAGTTCTTTGGTGGAGCATCAACACAAACTCAACAGTACAGAAGAGATGCTACAGCAG GAACTCGTGCATAGGACGTCACTGGAGAAACAGAAGCTGAATCTTATGGGGGAGGTCTCTTATCTGAAACTGAAGCTGGCAGACATGGAGGGAACGCAGGTTCATGGGGCAGAGAGGCAGCACAAAGCTGAG GTTTTGCTAAAAGAGCTCAGGATTCTCAAGGACAAAGTAGAGTATCTGGAGGACCAGAAGTTACAATATGAAAAGAAGCTCAAGGCAACCAAG GCAGAGATCAGCAACCTTCAGCAACTTCTCCTCACAAAGAATGCAGAAATTGAGAGCTTGCACACTCAGTTGCTGGCTAGACCTCCTCTGACAACAGAGATCTCAGAGAGAG ATCAAGAACTCCAAAGGCTTCGCAGTGGAATGAAATCACTGGTTGCTACCAATGAAGAAAAG GACAGACAGATTGAAGAGCTCACTCTGCTCCTGAATCAGTGCAGACAGTTCAGAGATGTAACTCTCATCTCAAGACAAG CTCCATCTGCTGTCAGTTCATTGTCAAATGGTCGGACTGCTTCAAGTAGCAGTGAGGAAGGAGACCAGATCCTGACCAAGACTGTTGACTCTACTAGTACAAAATCTGATGATGTGAAGTCTGAG GTTTCAACAAATAGTTCGTCTTCTCAGCAAGCATCAATCCAGACAGATTGCGATTCCAG aacGGAGCTACAGATTTTATCAAGTAGCTTGAATGACATAACAAACAGACATTCACCCAAG TTTCTCCGTGGTGGTCTGGGTGATGATAGAAGTCGGACTTTGCCCATGAATTCTACTCTCCTGGAACAAAATGAGACTGATGATACAGATATTCAGAGACATAAAAATCCAGTTGAAGATGGAGACTCATGCCAAA GAAAGTTGGAGAAAGCCCATGACTGCACACCCAGTGAGAATTCCCCTGCTCATTGTGAGGCACAGCCTGGCCAGCGAGCTGTGGGATCTCCTGAATACATGAAGAACAACAGGAGCTTCAAGAGATTCTGGGGAAA GCTTCGAAGAACCCAGTCTGGCGGCTTCCAGCCTGCAGATCCAGATGCGGGTCAGTTCAGAAGAGGAGGCTTACGTGCAACAGCGGGGCCCAGACTTACCCGAACTCCTGAATCTAACCCCACACG CGACCTGAATATTCCATTCAGTCAATGGACCAAGGAGCAGGTGTGTGGCTGGCTTGAGGACTACGGTCTTGGCCAATACATCAATCTCACCAGACAGTGGGTTGAAAATGGGCAGACGCTTTTGGCAGCCACACCTCAAGACTTTGAGAAG GATATGGGCATGAAACATCCCCTTCACAGGAAAAAGCTGCAACTTGCTTTGAGGGCCTTTACTTCAAAGGTTGCAGAGAAATCGTCAGAGCTGGATCACATCTGGGTCACCC GCTGGCTGGATGATATTGGATTGCCTCAGTATAAAGACCAATTCCATGAGGCCAGAGTAGATGGCCGGATGATCCAGTATCTCACAGTG aaTGACCTCTTGACTCTAAAGGTCACCAGTCAGCTTCACCATCTCAGCATTAAATGTGCCATTCATGTTCTTCATGCCAATAAGTTCAACCCAAACTGTCTTCGACGCAGGCCAGGCGAAGAG AAACATCCCTCTCCTTCAGAGGTGGTACAGTGGTCAAACCACTGTGTAATGGAGTGGCTAAGAGCAGTTGATCTTGCTGAGTATGCTCCTAATCTTCGGGGGAGTGGCGTTCATGGTGGCCTGATT ATCTTGGAGCCTCGCTTCAGTTCTGAGACTTTGGCGCTGCTTTTAAATATTCCTCCACAGAAGACTTTGCTCCGACGTCATCTTGCTACTGCTTTTGCTGCCCTGGTTGGGCCTCAAGCCATGCAGGAGAAACGAGAGTATGGCAACGCCACAGGCCATGTCCCGCTTACTACCACTGCTAAAGTTAAA ccaAAGAAGCTGGGCTTCACCCAATTCAGTCATCTCAGAAAGAGGAAACCCGATGAATCTGCAGACTACATTTGCCCAATTGACAGTGAGGCACTAACAGTGAACGGAGTTTCCCGGGTGCTCACTCCAGCACACAGAGGCTTTAGCTCAACTTTGGACAGACAAGCTGAAAAGTGGCAACCAGCAGCTGTAAAAGCTCACAGTAATGTGCCAGataataactga
- the LOC102227440 gene encoding liprin-beta-2-like isoform X1 — translation MENHIDFYKHFTWLRKANLTLNNSSESYQDRLSRLEGDKESLILQVSVLTDQVEAQGVKIHDLESSLVEHQHKLNSTEEMLQQELVHRTSLEKQKLNLMGEVSYLKLKLADMEGTQVHGAERQHKAETVVNFISELQEQMCQFQKEINSKIQEKKALEISADSRFPVVGPTESPEGRGKNFTVSCGGPSGCMQKLEETPDIPLGNLGEGSSEAEQLCHCGGERVLLKELRILKDKVEYLEDQKLQYEKKLKATKAEISNLQQLLLTKNAEIESLHTQLLARPPLTTEISERDQELQRLRSGMKSLVATNEEKDRQIEELTLLLNQCRQFRDVTLISRQAPSAVSSLSNGRTASSSSEEGDQILTKTVDSTSTKSDDVKSEVSTNSSSSQQASIQTDCDSRTELQILSSSLNDITNRHSPKFLRGGLGDDRSRTLPMNSTLLEQNETDDTDIQRHKNPVEDGDSCQRKLEKAHDCTPSENSPAHCEAQPGQRAVGSPEYMKNNRSFKRFWGKLRRTQSGGFQPADPDAGQFRRGGLRATAGPRLTRTPESNPTRDLNIPFSQWTKEQVCGWLEDYGLGQYINLTRQWVENGQTLLAATPQDFEKDMGMKHPLHRKKLQLALRAFTSKVAEKSSELDHIWVTRWLDDIGLPQYKDQFHEARVDGRMIQYLTVNDLLTLKVTSQLHHLSIKCAIHVLHANKFNPNCLRRRPGEEKHPSPSEVVQWSNHCVMEWLRAVDLAEYAPNLRGSGVHGGLIILEPRFSSETLALLLNIPPQKTLLRRHLATAFAALVGPQAMQEKREYGNATGHVPLTTTAKVKPKKLGFTQFSHLRKRKPDESADYICPIDSEALTVNGVSRVLTPAHRGFSSTLDRQAEKWQPAAVKAHSNVPDNN, via the exons ATGGAGAATCATATTGATTTCTACAAACATTTCACTTGGCTCAGAAAG GCAAACCTCACCTTAAACAACAGCAGTGAGTCCTATCAAGATAGGTTATCACGTCTGGAGGGAGACAAAGAGTCACTAATTCTGCAG GTGAGTGTGCTGACAGACCAGGTGGAGGCTCAAGGGGTGAAGATCCATGATTTGGAAAGTTCTTTGGTGGAGCATCAACACAAACTCAACAGTACAGAAGAGATGCTACAGCAG GAACTCGTGCATAGGACGTCACTGGAGAAACAGAAGCTGAATCTTATGGGGGAGGTCTCTTATCTGAAACTGAAGCTGGCAGACATGGAGGGAACGCAGGTTCATGGGGCAGAGAGGCAGCACAAAGCTGAG ACTGTAGTGAATTTCATTAGTGAACTGCAGGAGCAGATGTGTCAATTTCAGAAGGAGATCAATAGCAAGATCCAGGAGAAAAAGGCCTTGGAGATTTCGGCTGACAGCAGATTTCCAGTGGTGGGCCCCACTGAGTCCCCTGAGGGCCGAGGCAAAAACTTCACGGTGTCCTGTGGTGGACCCTCGGGGTGTATGCAGAAGCTAGAGGAGACTCCAGACATACCTTTGGGGAACCTGGGAGAGGGTAGCTCAGAGGCAGAGCAGCTGTGCCACTGCGGAGGAGAAAGA GTTTTGCTAAAAGAGCTCAGGATTCTCAAGGACAAAGTAGAGTATCTGGAGGACCAGAAGTTACAATATGAAAAGAAGCTCAAGGCAACCAAG GCAGAGATCAGCAACCTTCAGCAACTTCTCCTCACAAAGAATGCAGAAATTGAGAGCTTGCACACTCAGTTGCTGGCTAGACCTCCTCTGACAACAGAGATCTCAGAGAGAG ATCAAGAACTCCAAAGGCTTCGCAGTGGAATGAAATCACTGGTTGCTACCAATGAAGAAAAG GACAGACAGATTGAAGAGCTCACTCTGCTCCTGAATCAGTGCAGACAGTTCAGAGATGTAACTCTCATCTCAAGACAAG CTCCATCTGCTGTCAGTTCATTGTCAAATGGTCGGACTGCTTCAAGTAGCAGTGAGGAAGGAGACCAGATCCTGACCAAGACTGTTGACTCTACTAGTACAAAATCTGATGATGTGAAGTCTGAG GTTTCAACAAATAGTTCGTCTTCTCAGCAAGCATCAATCCAGACAGATTGCGATTCCAG aacGGAGCTACAGATTTTATCAAGTAGCTTGAATGACATAACAAACAGACATTCACCCAAG TTTCTCCGTGGTGGTCTGGGTGATGATAGAAGTCGGACTTTGCCCATGAATTCTACTCTCCTGGAACAAAATGAGACTGATGATACAGATATTCAGAGACATAAAAATCCAGTTGAAGATGGAGACTCATGCCAAA GAAAGTTGGAGAAAGCCCATGACTGCACACCCAGTGAGAATTCCCCTGCTCATTGTGAGGCACAGCCTGGCCAGCGAGCTGTGGGATCTCCTGAATACATGAAGAACAACAGGAGCTTCAAGAGATTCTGGGGAAA GCTTCGAAGAACCCAGTCTGGCGGCTTCCAGCCTGCAGATCCAGATGCGGGTCAGTTCAGAAGAGGAGGCTTACGTGCAACAGCGGGGCCCAGACTTACCCGAACTCCTGAATCTAACCCCACACG CGACCTGAATATTCCATTCAGTCAATGGACCAAGGAGCAGGTGTGTGGCTGGCTTGAGGACTACGGTCTTGGCCAATACATCAATCTCACCAGACAGTGGGTTGAAAATGGGCAGACGCTTTTGGCAGCCACACCTCAAGACTTTGAGAAG GATATGGGCATGAAACATCCCCTTCACAGGAAAAAGCTGCAACTTGCTTTGAGGGCCTTTACTTCAAAGGTTGCAGAGAAATCGTCAGAGCTGGATCACATCTGGGTCACCC GCTGGCTGGATGATATTGGATTGCCTCAGTATAAAGACCAATTCCATGAGGCCAGAGTAGATGGCCGGATGATCCAGTATCTCACAGTG aaTGACCTCTTGACTCTAAAGGTCACCAGTCAGCTTCACCATCTCAGCATTAAATGTGCCATTCATGTTCTTCATGCCAATAAGTTCAACCCAAACTGTCTTCGACGCAGGCCAGGCGAAGAG AAACATCCCTCTCCTTCAGAGGTGGTACAGTGGTCAAACCACTGTGTAATGGAGTGGCTAAGAGCAGTTGATCTTGCTGAGTATGCTCCTAATCTTCGGGGGAGTGGCGTTCATGGTGGCCTGATT ATCTTGGAGCCTCGCTTCAGTTCTGAGACTTTGGCGCTGCTTTTAAATATTCCTCCACAGAAGACTTTGCTCCGACGTCATCTTGCTACTGCTTTTGCTGCCCTGGTTGGGCCTCAAGCCATGCAGGAGAAACGAGAGTATGGCAACGCCACAGGCCATGTCCCGCTTACTACCACTGCTAAAGTTAAA ccaAAGAAGCTGGGCTTCACCCAATTCAGTCATCTCAGAAAGAGGAAACCCGATGAATCTGCAGACTACATTTGCCCAATTGACAGTGAGGCACTAACAGTGAACGGAGTTTCCCGGGTGCTCACTCCAGCACACAGAGGCTTTAGCTCAACTTTGGACAGACAAGCTGAAAAGTGGCAACCAGCAGCTGTAAAAGCTCACAGTAATGTGCCAGataataactga
- the LOC102227440 gene encoding liprin-beta-2-like isoform X3 codes for MGEVSYLKLKLADMEGTQVHGAERQHKAETVVNFISELQEQMCQFQKEINSKIQEKKALEISADSRFPVVGPTESPEGRGKNFTVSCGGPSGCMQKLEETPDIPLGNLGEGSSEAEQLCHCGGERVLLKELRILKDKVEYLEDQKLQYEKKLKATKAEISNLQQLLLTKNAEIESLHTQLLARPPLTTEISERDQELQRLRSGMKSLVATNEEKDRQIEELTLLLNQCRQFRDVTLISRQAPSAVSSLSNGRTASSSSEEGDQILTKTVDSTSTKSDDVKSEVSTNSSSSQQASIQTDCDSRTELQILSSSLNDITNRHSPKFLRGGLGDDRSRTLPMNSTLLEQNETDDTDIQRHKNPVEDGDSCQRKLEKAHDCTPSENSPAHCEAQPGQRAVGSPEYMKNNRSFKRFWGKLRRTQSGGFQPADPDAGQFRRGGLRATAGPRLTRTPESNPTRDLNIPFSQWTKEQVCGWLEDYGLGQYINLTRQWVENGQTLLAATPQDFEKDMGMKHPLHRKKLQLALRAFTSKVAEKSSELDHIWVTRWLDDIGLPQYKDQFHEARVDGRMIQYLTVNDLLTLKVTSQLHHLSIKCAIHVLHANKFNPNCLRRRPGEEKHPSPSEVVQWSNHCVMEWLRAVDLAEYAPNLRGSGVHGGLIILEPRFSSETLALLLNIPPQKTLLRRHLATAFAALVGPQAMQEKREYGNATGHVPLTTTAKVKPKKLGFTQFSHLRKRKPDESADYICPIDSEALTVNGVSRVLTPAHRGFSSTLDRQAEKWQPAAVKAHSNVPDNN; via the exons ATGGGGGAGGTCTCTTATCTGAAACTGAAGCTGGCAGACATGGAGGGAACGCAGGTTCATGGGGCAGAGAGGCAGCACAAAGCTGAG ACTGTAGTGAATTTCATTAGTGAACTGCAGGAGCAGATGTGTCAATTTCAGAAGGAGATCAATAGCAAGATCCAGGAGAAAAAGGCCTTGGAGATTTCGGCTGACAGCAGATTTCCAGTGGTGGGCCCCACTGAGTCCCCTGAGGGCCGAGGCAAAAACTTCACGGTGTCCTGTGGTGGACCCTCGGGGTGTATGCAGAAGCTAGAGGAGACTCCAGACATACCTTTGGGGAACCTGGGAGAGGGTAGCTCAGAGGCAGAGCAGCTGTGCCACTGCGGAGGAGAAAGA GTTTTGCTAAAAGAGCTCAGGATTCTCAAGGACAAAGTAGAGTATCTGGAGGACCAGAAGTTACAATATGAAAAGAAGCTCAAGGCAACCAAG GCAGAGATCAGCAACCTTCAGCAACTTCTCCTCACAAAGAATGCAGAAATTGAGAGCTTGCACACTCAGTTGCTGGCTAGACCTCCTCTGACAACAGAGATCTCAGAGAGAG ATCAAGAACTCCAAAGGCTTCGCAGTGGAATGAAATCACTGGTTGCTACCAATGAAGAAAAG GACAGACAGATTGAAGAGCTCACTCTGCTCCTGAATCAGTGCAGACAGTTCAGAGATGTAACTCTCATCTCAAGACAAG CTCCATCTGCTGTCAGTTCATTGTCAAATGGTCGGACTGCTTCAAGTAGCAGTGAGGAAGGAGACCAGATCCTGACCAAGACTGTTGACTCTACTAGTACAAAATCTGATGATGTGAAGTCTGAG GTTTCAACAAATAGTTCGTCTTCTCAGCAAGCATCAATCCAGACAGATTGCGATTCCAG aacGGAGCTACAGATTTTATCAAGTAGCTTGAATGACATAACAAACAGACATTCACCCAAG TTTCTCCGTGGTGGTCTGGGTGATGATAGAAGTCGGACTTTGCCCATGAATTCTACTCTCCTGGAACAAAATGAGACTGATGATACAGATATTCAGAGACATAAAAATCCAGTTGAAGATGGAGACTCATGCCAAA GAAAGTTGGAGAAAGCCCATGACTGCACACCCAGTGAGAATTCCCCTGCTCATTGTGAGGCACAGCCTGGCCAGCGAGCTGTGGGATCTCCTGAATACATGAAGAACAACAGGAGCTTCAAGAGATTCTGGGGAAA GCTTCGAAGAACCCAGTCTGGCGGCTTCCAGCCTGCAGATCCAGATGCGGGTCAGTTCAGAAGAGGAGGCTTACGTGCAACAGCGGGGCCCAGACTTACCCGAACTCCTGAATCTAACCCCACACG CGACCTGAATATTCCATTCAGTCAATGGACCAAGGAGCAGGTGTGTGGCTGGCTTGAGGACTACGGTCTTGGCCAATACATCAATCTCACCAGACAGTGGGTTGAAAATGGGCAGACGCTTTTGGCAGCCACACCTCAAGACTTTGAGAAG GATATGGGCATGAAACATCCCCTTCACAGGAAAAAGCTGCAACTTGCTTTGAGGGCCTTTACTTCAAAGGTTGCAGAGAAATCGTCAGAGCTGGATCACATCTGGGTCACCC GCTGGCTGGATGATATTGGATTGCCTCAGTATAAAGACCAATTCCATGAGGCCAGAGTAGATGGCCGGATGATCCAGTATCTCACAGTG aaTGACCTCTTGACTCTAAAGGTCACCAGTCAGCTTCACCATCTCAGCATTAAATGTGCCATTCATGTTCTTCATGCCAATAAGTTCAACCCAAACTGTCTTCGACGCAGGCCAGGCGAAGAG AAACATCCCTCTCCTTCAGAGGTGGTACAGTGGTCAAACCACTGTGTAATGGAGTGGCTAAGAGCAGTTGATCTTGCTGAGTATGCTCCTAATCTTCGGGGGAGTGGCGTTCATGGTGGCCTGATT ATCTTGGAGCCTCGCTTCAGTTCTGAGACTTTGGCGCTGCTTTTAAATATTCCTCCACAGAAGACTTTGCTCCGACGTCATCTTGCTACTGCTTTTGCTGCCCTGGTTGGGCCTCAAGCCATGCAGGAGAAACGAGAGTATGGCAACGCCACAGGCCATGTCCCGCTTACTACCACTGCTAAAGTTAAA ccaAAGAAGCTGGGCTTCACCCAATTCAGTCATCTCAGAAAGAGGAAACCCGATGAATCTGCAGACTACATTTGCCCAATTGACAGTGAGGCACTAACAGTGAACGGAGTTTCCCGGGTGCTCACTCCAGCACACAGAGGCTTTAGCTCAACTTTGGACAGACAAGCTGAAAAGTGGCAACCAGCAGCTGTAAAAGCTCACAGTAATGTGCCAGataataactga